One part of the Pecten maximus chromosome 9, xPecMax1.1, whole genome shotgun sequence genome encodes these proteins:
- the LOC117334329 gene encoding threonine--tRNA ligase 1, cytoplasmic-like isoform X3, protein MEHSVKEAVFCESVGSEDDEKGKKGKKASAAAADGSGDRLKEMMPSPEFLRDRQILWDKLKKEADEKLAAMPSEPIKITLPDGKVVEGQSWRTTPYEVAKGISQGLADNCVVAKVNDVQWDLDRPFECDATLQLLKFDDKEGEYVFWHSSAHILGEAMERLYGGHLCYGPPIEGGFYYDMWSDGRNVSSEDYPVIETMVKGIVKEKQPFERLVMTKENLLKMFAYNKFKQRILNERVTTPTTTVYKCGPLIDLCRGPHVRHTGKVKALAVTKNSSTYWEGKADAENLQRIYGISFPDTKQLKEWKHFQEEAAKRDHRKLGREQELFFFHELSPGSCFFLPKGAHIYNTLIDLIKSEYKKRGFQEVVSPNIYNSKLWEQSGHWQHYQDNMFQFEVDKEKFALKPMNCPGHCLMFDVRPRSWKELPVRMADFGVLHRNEIKGALSGLTRVRRFQQDDAHIFCRPDQIKEEISACLDFLKHVYGVFGFTFKLNLSTRPEKFMGEIAVWDEAEKHLAECLDEFGQGWELNPQDGAFYGPKIDITITDALKRSHQCATIQLDFQLPLRFNLTYVTGEDAADKKRPVIIHRAVLGSVERMIAILCESYSGKWPFWMSPRQAVVIPVAPLYNDYANQVKDQIHNAGFMCDTDVDEGTTLNKKVRNCQLAQYNFILVVGEKEVTNKTANVRTRDNKVHGEHTIDDIVTRFLALKKSQCLDAEEKF, encoded by the exons ATGGAGCATTCTGTTAAAGAAGCAGTTTTTTGTGAGTCTGTTGGTTCTGAGGATGATGAG AAAGGAAAAAAGGGTAAGAAAGCTTCTGCTGCTGCAGCCGATGGGTCTGGAGACCGGCTGAAAGAG ATGATGCCCTCTCCAGAGTTCCTGAGAGATCGTCAGATTCTTTGGGACAAATTAAAGAAGGAAGCTGATGAAAAATTAGCTGCAATGCCTTCTGAACCAATCAAGATAACCTTGCCTGATGGGAAAGTGGTGGAAGGTCAGTCATGGCGGACCACTCCGTATGAGGTCGCTAAGGGTATCAG TCAAGGGTTGGCTGACAACTGTGTGGTTGCAAAGGTGAATGATGTGCAATGGGACCTTGACCGGCCATTTGAATGTGATGCCACACTACAGCTGCTCAAGTTTGACGACAAAGAAG GGGAATATGTTTTCTGGCACTCCAGTGCTCACATATTGGGAGAAGCGATGGAGAGACTGTATGGAGGACATTTGTGTTATGGACCTCCTATAGAGGGAGGCTTTTATTATGACATGTGGTCGGATGGCAG GAACGTGTCATCCGAGGACTACCCTGTAATAGAAACCATGGTAAAGGGCATTGTTAAAGAGAAGCAGCCCTTTGAACGCCTTGTTATGACCAAGGAAAACCTGCTCAAGATGTTTGCT tATAACAAATTCAAACAGAGGATCTTGAATGAGAGAGTGACCACTCCCACCACCACTGTCTACAA GTGTGGCCCCCTGATTGACTTGTGTCGAGGCCCCCATGTAAGACACACTGGAAAAGTAAAAGCTCTGGCTGTGACCAAG AATTCCTCCACGTACTGGGAAGGCAAGGCTGATGCAGAGAATCTCCAGCGAATCTATGGTATTTCATTCCCTGATACAAAACAGCTTAAGGAGTGGAAACATTTCCAGGAGGAGGCTGCTAAACGGGACCATCGTAAACTTGGAAGG GAACAAGAATTATTTTTCTTCCATGAGCTGAGTCCTGGTAGCTGTTTCTTCCTCCCGAAAGGAGCTCATATATACAACACCCTTATAGACTTAATAAAG AGTGAATACAAAAAGAGAGGATTCCAGGAAGTGGTTTCTCCAAACATTTACAACAGCAAGCTCTGGGAACAGTCTGGTCACTGGCAACATTACCAG GATAACATGTTCCAGTTTGAAGTTGACAAGGAAAAATTTGCCCTCAAACCAATGAACTGCCCTGGCCACTG TTTGATGTTTGATGTGCGTCCCCGATCCTGGAAGGAGCTGCCTGTGAGAATGGCCGACTTCGGTGTATTACACAGAAATGAAATCAAGGGTGCACTTAGTGGTCTGACCCGTGTCCGAAGGTTCCAACAGGATGATGCTCACATCTTCTGTCGACCAGACCAG ATCAAGGAGGAGATTTCTGCCTGTCTTGATTTCCTGAAGCATGTGTATGGTGTGTTTGGATTTACCTTCAAGCTCAACTTGTCTACTCGTCCGGAGAAGTTTATGGGGGAGATCGCCGTATGGGACGAGGCGGAGAAG cACCTTGCCGAATGTTTGGATGAATTTGGACAAGGCTGGGAGCTGAACCCACAGGACGGCGCGTTCTATGGGCCAAAG ATTGATATTACAATCACGGACGCCCTGAAGCGGTCACACCAGTGTGCCACAATACAGCTGGACTTTCAGCTACCCCTTCGCTTCAACCTCACCTATGTCAC TGGTGAGGATGCTGCTGATAAGAAGAGGCCCGTGATCATCCATAGAGCTGTCCTGGGGTCTGTGGAGAGGATGATTGCCATCTTATGTGAGAGTTACAGTGGCAAATG GCCATTCTGGATGTCCCCACGCCAAGCTGTTGTGATACCAGTGGCTCCCCTCTACAATGACTATGCCAATCAG GTAAAGGACCAGATCCATAATGCCGGATTCATGTGTGATACAGATGTTGATGAGGGAACCACTCTCAATAAGAAGGTCCGCAACTGTCAGTTAGCCCAGTACAACTTCATCCTGG TGGTCGGAGAGAAGGAAGTGACCAACAAAACGGCCAACGTGAGGACGCGAGACAATAAGGTACATGGGGAACACACCATTGACGACATTGTCACCCGTTTCCTGGCACTGAAAAAGTCACAATGTCTGGATGCGGAGGAGAAATTCTAA
- the LOC117334329 gene encoding threonine--tRNA ligase 1, cytoplasmic-like isoform X2, whose amino-acid sequence MAENVEKKLEKMDISEKSEKKGKKGKKASAAAADGSGDRLKEMMPSPEFLRDRQILWDKLKKEADEKLAAMPSEPIKITLPDGKVVEGQSWRTTPYEVAKGISQGLADNCVVAKVNDVQWDLDRPFECDATLQLLKFDDKEGEYVFWHSSAHILGEAMERLYGGHLCYGPPIEGGFYYDMWSDGRNVSSEDYPVIETMVKGIVKEKQPFERLVMTKENLLKMFAYNKFKQRILNERVTTPTTTVYKCGPLIDLCRGPHVRHTGKVKALAVTKNSSTYWEGKADAENLQRIYGISFPDTKQLKEWKHFQEEAAKRDHRKLGREQELFFFHELSPGSCFFLPKGAHIYNTLIDLIKSEYKKRGFQEVVSPNIYNSKLWEQSGHWQHYQDNMFQFEVDKEKFALKPMNCPGHCLMFDVRPRSWKELPVRMADFGVLHRNEIKGALSGLTRVRRFQQDDAHIFCRPDQIKEEISACLDFLKHVYGVFGFTFKLNLSTRPEKFMGEIAVWDEAEKHLAECLDEFGQGWELNPQDGAFYGPKIDITITDALKRSHQCATIQLDFQLPLRFNLTYVTGEDAADKKRPVIIHRAVLGSVERMIAILCESYSGKWPFWMSPRQAVVIPVAPLYNDYANQVKDQIHNAGFMCDTDVDEGTTLNKKVRNCQLAQYNFILVVGEKEVTNKTANVRTRDNKVHGEHTIDDIVTRFLALKKSQCLDAEEKF is encoded by the exons ATGGCCGAAAACGTGGAGAAAAAGCTTGAAAAAATGGACATATCTGAAAAATCCGAAAAG AAAGGAAAAAAGGGTAAGAAAGCTTCTGCTGCTGCAGCCGATGGGTCTGGAGACCGGCTGAAAGAG ATGATGCCCTCTCCAGAGTTCCTGAGAGATCGTCAGATTCTTTGGGACAAATTAAAGAAGGAAGCTGATGAAAAATTAGCTGCAATGCCTTCTGAACCAATCAAGATAACCTTGCCTGATGGGAAAGTGGTGGAAGGTCAGTCATGGCGGACCACTCCGTATGAGGTCGCTAAGGGTATCAG TCAAGGGTTGGCTGACAACTGTGTGGTTGCAAAGGTGAATGATGTGCAATGGGACCTTGACCGGCCATTTGAATGTGATGCCACACTACAGCTGCTCAAGTTTGACGACAAAGAAG GGGAATATGTTTTCTGGCACTCCAGTGCTCACATATTGGGAGAAGCGATGGAGAGACTGTATGGAGGACATTTGTGTTATGGACCTCCTATAGAGGGAGGCTTTTATTATGACATGTGGTCGGATGGCAG GAACGTGTCATCCGAGGACTACCCTGTAATAGAAACCATGGTAAAGGGCATTGTTAAAGAGAAGCAGCCCTTTGAACGCCTTGTTATGACCAAGGAAAACCTGCTCAAGATGTTTGCT tATAACAAATTCAAACAGAGGATCTTGAATGAGAGAGTGACCACTCCCACCACCACTGTCTACAA GTGTGGCCCCCTGATTGACTTGTGTCGAGGCCCCCATGTAAGACACACTGGAAAAGTAAAAGCTCTGGCTGTGACCAAG AATTCCTCCACGTACTGGGAAGGCAAGGCTGATGCAGAGAATCTCCAGCGAATCTATGGTATTTCATTCCCTGATACAAAACAGCTTAAGGAGTGGAAACATTTCCAGGAGGAGGCTGCTAAACGGGACCATCGTAAACTTGGAAGG GAACAAGAATTATTTTTCTTCCATGAGCTGAGTCCTGGTAGCTGTTTCTTCCTCCCGAAAGGAGCTCATATATACAACACCCTTATAGACTTAATAAAG AGTGAATACAAAAAGAGAGGATTCCAGGAAGTGGTTTCTCCAAACATTTACAACAGCAAGCTCTGGGAACAGTCTGGTCACTGGCAACATTACCAG GATAACATGTTCCAGTTTGAAGTTGACAAGGAAAAATTTGCCCTCAAACCAATGAACTGCCCTGGCCACTG TTTGATGTTTGATGTGCGTCCCCGATCCTGGAAGGAGCTGCCTGTGAGAATGGCCGACTTCGGTGTATTACACAGAAATGAAATCAAGGGTGCACTTAGTGGTCTGACCCGTGTCCGAAGGTTCCAACAGGATGATGCTCACATCTTCTGTCGACCAGACCAG ATCAAGGAGGAGATTTCTGCCTGTCTTGATTTCCTGAAGCATGTGTATGGTGTGTTTGGATTTACCTTCAAGCTCAACTTGTCTACTCGTCCGGAGAAGTTTATGGGGGAGATCGCCGTATGGGACGAGGCGGAGAAG cACCTTGCCGAATGTTTGGATGAATTTGGACAAGGCTGGGAGCTGAACCCACAGGACGGCGCGTTCTATGGGCCAAAG ATTGATATTACAATCACGGACGCCCTGAAGCGGTCACACCAGTGTGCCACAATACAGCTGGACTTTCAGCTACCCCTTCGCTTCAACCTCACCTATGTCAC TGGTGAGGATGCTGCTGATAAGAAGAGGCCCGTGATCATCCATAGAGCTGTCCTGGGGTCTGTGGAGAGGATGATTGCCATCTTATGTGAGAGTTACAGTGGCAAATG GCCATTCTGGATGTCCCCACGCCAAGCTGTTGTGATACCAGTGGCTCCCCTCTACAATGACTATGCCAATCAG GTAAAGGACCAGATCCATAATGCCGGATTCATGTGTGATACAGATGTTGATGAGGGAACCACTCTCAATAAGAAGGTCCGCAACTGTCAGTTAGCCCAGTACAACTTCATCCTGG TGGTCGGAGAGAAGGAAGTGACCAACAAAACGGCCAACGTGAGGACGCGAGACAATAAGGTACATGGGGAACACACCATTGACGACATTGTCACCCGTTTCCTGGCACTGAAAAAGTCACAATGTCTGGATGCGGAGGAGAAATTCTAA
- the LOC117334329 gene encoding threonine--tRNA ligase 1, cytoplasmic-like isoform X1 translates to MFSKFVLTRVSKRICHTFSRYASMKGKKGKKASAAAADGSGDRLKEMMPSPEFLRDRQILWDKLKKEADEKLAAMPSEPIKITLPDGKVVEGQSWRTTPYEVAKGISQGLADNCVVAKVNDVQWDLDRPFECDATLQLLKFDDKEGEYVFWHSSAHILGEAMERLYGGHLCYGPPIEGGFYYDMWSDGRNVSSEDYPVIETMVKGIVKEKQPFERLVMTKENLLKMFAYNKFKQRILNERVTTPTTTVYKCGPLIDLCRGPHVRHTGKVKALAVTKNSSTYWEGKADAENLQRIYGISFPDTKQLKEWKHFQEEAAKRDHRKLGREQELFFFHELSPGSCFFLPKGAHIYNTLIDLIKSEYKKRGFQEVVSPNIYNSKLWEQSGHWQHYQDNMFQFEVDKEKFALKPMNCPGHCLMFDVRPRSWKELPVRMADFGVLHRNEIKGALSGLTRVRRFQQDDAHIFCRPDQIKEEISACLDFLKHVYGVFGFTFKLNLSTRPEKFMGEIAVWDEAEKHLAECLDEFGQGWELNPQDGAFYGPKIDITITDALKRSHQCATIQLDFQLPLRFNLTYVTGEDAADKKRPVIIHRAVLGSVERMIAILCESYSGKWPFWMSPRQAVVIPVAPLYNDYANQVKDQIHNAGFMCDTDVDEGTTLNKKVRNCQLAQYNFILVVGEKEVTNKTANVRTRDNKVHGEHTIDDIVTRFLALKKSQCLDAEEKF, encoded by the exons ATGTTTTCCAAGTTTGTTTTAACACGAGTTTCCAAGAGGATATGCCACACTTTCTCAAGATATGCTTCCATG AAAGGAAAAAAGGGTAAGAAAGCTTCTGCTGCTGCAGCCGATGGGTCTGGAGACCGGCTGAAAGAG ATGATGCCCTCTCCAGAGTTCCTGAGAGATCGTCAGATTCTTTGGGACAAATTAAAGAAGGAAGCTGATGAAAAATTAGCTGCAATGCCTTCTGAACCAATCAAGATAACCTTGCCTGATGGGAAAGTGGTGGAAGGTCAGTCATGGCGGACCACTCCGTATGAGGTCGCTAAGGGTATCAG TCAAGGGTTGGCTGACAACTGTGTGGTTGCAAAGGTGAATGATGTGCAATGGGACCTTGACCGGCCATTTGAATGTGATGCCACACTACAGCTGCTCAAGTTTGACGACAAAGAAG GGGAATATGTTTTCTGGCACTCCAGTGCTCACATATTGGGAGAAGCGATGGAGAGACTGTATGGAGGACATTTGTGTTATGGACCTCCTATAGAGGGAGGCTTTTATTATGACATGTGGTCGGATGGCAG GAACGTGTCATCCGAGGACTACCCTGTAATAGAAACCATGGTAAAGGGCATTGTTAAAGAGAAGCAGCCCTTTGAACGCCTTGTTATGACCAAGGAAAACCTGCTCAAGATGTTTGCT tATAACAAATTCAAACAGAGGATCTTGAATGAGAGAGTGACCACTCCCACCACCACTGTCTACAA GTGTGGCCCCCTGATTGACTTGTGTCGAGGCCCCCATGTAAGACACACTGGAAAAGTAAAAGCTCTGGCTGTGACCAAG AATTCCTCCACGTACTGGGAAGGCAAGGCTGATGCAGAGAATCTCCAGCGAATCTATGGTATTTCATTCCCTGATACAAAACAGCTTAAGGAGTGGAAACATTTCCAGGAGGAGGCTGCTAAACGGGACCATCGTAAACTTGGAAGG GAACAAGAATTATTTTTCTTCCATGAGCTGAGTCCTGGTAGCTGTTTCTTCCTCCCGAAAGGAGCTCATATATACAACACCCTTATAGACTTAATAAAG AGTGAATACAAAAAGAGAGGATTCCAGGAAGTGGTTTCTCCAAACATTTACAACAGCAAGCTCTGGGAACAGTCTGGTCACTGGCAACATTACCAG GATAACATGTTCCAGTTTGAAGTTGACAAGGAAAAATTTGCCCTCAAACCAATGAACTGCCCTGGCCACTG TTTGATGTTTGATGTGCGTCCCCGATCCTGGAAGGAGCTGCCTGTGAGAATGGCCGACTTCGGTGTATTACACAGAAATGAAATCAAGGGTGCACTTAGTGGTCTGACCCGTGTCCGAAGGTTCCAACAGGATGATGCTCACATCTTCTGTCGACCAGACCAG ATCAAGGAGGAGATTTCTGCCTGTCTTGATTTCCTGAAGCATGTGTATGGTGTGTTTGGATTTACCTTCAAGCTCAACTTGTCTACTCGTCCGGAGAAGTTTATGGGGGAGATCGCCGTATGGGACGAGGCGGAGAAG cACCTTGCCGAATGTTTGGATGAATTTGGACAAGGCTGGGAGCTGAACCCACAGGACGGCGCGTTCTATGGGCCAAAG ATTGATATTACAATCACGGACGCCCTGAAGCGGTCACACCAGTGTGCCACAATACAGCTGGACTTTCAGCTACCCCTTCGCTTCAACCTCACCTATGTCAC TGGTGAGGATGCTGCTGATAAGAAGAGGCCCGTGATCATCCATAGAGCTGTCCTGGGGTCTGTGGAGAGGATGATTGCCATCTTATGTGAGAGTTACAGTGGCAAATG GCCATTCTGGATGTCCCCACGCCAAGCTGTTGTGATACCAGTGGCTCCCCTCTACAATGACTATGCCAATCAG GTAAAGGACCAGATCCATAATGCCGGATTCATGTGTGATACAGATGTTGATGAGGGAACCACTCTCAATAAGAAGGTCCGCAACTGTCAGTTAGCCCAGTACAACTTCATCCTGG TGGTCGGAGAGAAGGAAGTGACCAACAAAACGGCCAACGTGAGGACGCGAGACAATAAGGTACATGGGGAACACACCATTGACGACATTGTCACCCGTTTCCTGGCACTGAAAAAGTCACAATGTCTGGATGCGGAGGAGAAATTCTAA